Proteins encoded by one window of Superficieibacter sp. HKU1:
- the osmY gene encoding molecular chaperone OsmY, whose amino-acid sequence MTMKRLKISKSLLAVMLGTALVSGSALAESSTADHAKATSDSAGQKIDSSMNKVGNFMDDSAITAKVKAALVDHETIKSTDISVKTEKKVVTLSGFVESQAQAEEAVKVTKQVEGVSSVSDKLHVRDSKSQGVKGYAGDTATTSEIKAKLLADDIVPARKVKVETTDGVVQLSGTVDSQAQIDRAESVAKAVDGVKSVKNDLKAK is encoded by the coding sequence ATGACTATGAAAAGACTGAAGATTTCTAAATCTCTGCTGGCTGTGATGTTAGGTACTGCGCTGGTGAGCGGCTCCGCCCTGGCGGAAAGCTCTACTGCGGATCATGCGAAAGCAACCTCTGACAGCGCAGGGCAAAAAATCGATAGCTCTATGAATAAAGTCGGCAATTTCATGGACGACAGCGCGATTACAGCTAAAGTTAAAGCGGCGCTGGTTGATCACGAAACGATTAAGAGCACCGACATCTCCGTGAAAACAGAGAAAAAGGTGGTTACGTTGAGCGGCTTTGTTGAGAGTCAGGCACAGGCTGAAGAAGCGGTGAAAGTGACAAAACAAGTTGAAGGCGTTTCGTCTGTCAGCGACAAACTTCACGTACGTGACAGCAAGTCACAGGGCGTGAAAGGCTATGCGGGCGATACGGCTACCACCAGCGAGATCAAAGCCAAATTGCTGGCCGATGATATTGTCCCGGCACGTAAAGTGAAAGTGGAAACCACCGACGGTGTGGTCCAGCTTTCCGGGACCGTAGATTCCCAGGCACAGATTGATCGTGCTGAAAGCGTCGCCAAAGCGGTTGACGGCGTGAAAAGCGTTAAGAACGACCTTAAAGCGAAGTAA
- a CDS encoding DUF1328 family protein, whose amino-acid sequence MFRWGIIFLVIALIAAALGFGGLAGTAAGAAKIVFIVGIILFLVSLFMGRRRP is encoded by the coding sequence ATGTTTCGTTGGGGCATTATATTTCTGGTTATCGCGTTAATTGCCGCCGCTCTGGGTTTTGGTGGTCTGGCAGGTACGGCAGCGGGCGCAGCAAAAATCGTCTTTATCGTCGGTATTATTCTGTTCCTCGTCAGCCTGTTTATGGGCCGTCGACGTCCATAG
- a CDS encoding patatin family protein — protein MGQRIPVTLGNIAPLSVEPFRPEKLALVCEGGGQRGIFTAGVLDEFMRAQFNPFDLFLGTSAGAQNLSAYLCNQPGYARKVIMRYTTTRDFFNPLRFVRGGNLIDLDWLVDATASKMPLAMGYAAEQFERGKAFYMCACRQDDYTPGYFAPDEKNWLDLIRASSAIPGFYRSGVLLDGINYLDGGVSDAIPVQEAARRGATTIVVIRTVPSQMYYTPQWFKRMERWLGESSLQPLVNVVQHHETSYHAIQQFIEQPPDNLRIFEIYPPKVLNSMALGSGLPALREDYKTGRLCGRYFLATVGKLLAESPPLLRHAPRIQVPATVVVPPAPVANDTIQTPIVPAPQANDASFNHEDLA, from the coding sequence GTGGGACAACGAATTCCCGTGACGCTCGGCAATATAGCGCCATTATCGGTTGAACCCTTCCGTCCTGAAAAGCTTGCGCTGGTGTGTGAAGGGGGAGGCCAAAGGGGTATTTTTACTGCCGGGGTGCTGGACGAATTCATGCGCGCGCAATTCAACCCCTTCGATCTCTTTCTCGGGACGTCTGCCGGGGCGCAAAATCTCTCCGCTTATCTGTGTAACCAACCCGGCTATGCGCGTAAAGTCATCATGCGCTACACCACCACCCGCGATTTCTTCAATCCGCTGCGTTTCGTGCGCGGCGGCAATCTAATCGATCTTGACTGGCTGGTGGACGCCACCGCCAGCAAAATGCCGCTGGCGATGGGCTATGCGGCAGAACAGTTCGAACGGGGCAAGGCGTTCTATATGTGCGCCTGTCGTCAGGACGACTACACGCCGGGCTATTTTGCCCCTGACGAAAAAAACTGGCTGGATCTGATCCGCGCTTCCAGCGCCATTCCGGGCTTTTACCGTAGCGGCGTTTTGCTGGACGGCATCAACTACCTGGACGGCGGCGTCAGCGATGCGATCCCGGTGCAGGAGGCCGCCAGACGTGGGGCCACAACCATCGTGGTGATCCGTACCGTGCCGTCGCAGATGTACTATACGCCGCAGTGGTTCAAACGGATGGAGCGCTGGCTGGGCGAGAGCAGCCTGCAACCGCTGGTCAACGTCGTGCAGCATCACGAAACCAGCTATCACGCAATCCAGCAGTTTATTGAACAGCCGCCGGACAACCTGCGGATCTTCGAAATTTATCCACCGAAAGTACTGAACAGTATGGCGCTGGGCAGTGGCCTGCCCGCGCTGCGGGAAGACTACAAAACCGGACGGCTGTGCGGACGCTACTTCCTGGCAACCGTCGGTAAACTGCTGGCGGAAAGCCCGCCGCTGCTGCGCCACGCGCCGCGCATTCAGGTTCCTGCGACGGTAGTGGTACCGCCAGCGCCTGTGGCTAATGATACCATCCAGACACCGATCGTCCCTGCGCCGCAGGCTAACGATGCCAGTTTTAATCACGAGGATCTGGCGTGA
- a CDS encoding metal-dependent hydrolase, whose amino-acid sequence MTARFIDTHCHFDFPPFTGDESASVEKAARAGVDKIILPATEADNFARVSALAQQHEAIYMALGLHPIVIERHTDASLDRLENYLAAPSDKLVAIGEIGLDLYRDEPQFDRQETLLDQQLILAKRYDLPVILHSRRTHDKLAMHLKRHDLPRTGVVHGFAGSLVQAERFIQLGYKIGVGGTITYPRASKTRNVMAQLPLEALLLETDAPDMPLNGFQGQPNRPEQVARVFATLCELRPEPAEVIAEAIWRNTVALFTFAGE is encoded by the coding sequence GTGACGGCGCGCTTCATTGATACCCACTGCCATTTCGACTTTCCGCCTTTTACCGGCGATGAAAGCGCCAGCGTGGAAAAAGCGGCGCGGGCGGGCGTCGATAAAATTATCCTTCCGGCAACCGAAGCCGATAACTTTGCCCGCGTTAGTGCGCTTGCGCAGCAGCACGAGGCGATTTATATGGCACTCGGCCTGCACCCCATCGTCATTGAACGCCATACCGACGCTTCCCTTGATCGGCTGGAGAATTACCTGGCCGCACCGTCTGACAAGCTGGTGGCGATCGGCGAGATTGGTCTGGATCTTTATCGGGACGAGCCGCAGTTTGATCGTCAGGAAACATTGCTGGATCAGCAACTGATCCTGGCAAAGCGCTATGATTTACCGGTGATCCTTCACTCGCGACGCACTCACGATAAACTGGCAATGCATCTGAAACGCCACGATTTGCCGCGGACCGGCGTTGTGCATGGCTTTGCAGGCAGCCTGGTGCAGGCTGAACGCTTTATTCAGCTAGGCTACAAAATCGGCGTCGGCGGCACCATTACGTATCCACGCGCCAGCAAAACCCGCAACGTGATGGCGCAATTGCCGCTGGAGGCGCTGCTGCTGGAAACCGACGCGCCGGATATGCCGCTGAATGGTTTTCAGGGCCAGCCGAACCGGCCTGAACAGGTGGCTCGGGTGTTTGCCACATTATGCGAGCTGAGGCCGGAGCCTGCGGAAGTGATTGCTGAGGCAATATGGCGGAATACGGTGGCGCTGTTTACATTTGCCGGAGAGTAA
- a CDS encoding YjjW family glycine radical enzyme activase, translating into MNSRCASVSKLIPFSCVDGPGSRLALFLQGCNLRCKNCHNPWTIGCCNYCGECVPQCPHQALSCVDGRIIWNAGACQQCDTCLHLCPQQATPMAQTMSVEEVLAHLHTSLFFIEGITVSGGEATTQLPFLLALFSAIKADPQLRQLTCLVDSNGLLSETGWEKLLPVCDGAMIDLKAWSRECHLALTGRDNAPIKRSILLLADRGKLAELRLLVIPGQVDYLEHIEPLAAFISQLGDVPVRLNAFHAHGVYGEAKTWPGATPEEVNQVATALRARGVKKLIFPALYL; encoded by the coding sequence ATGAACAGCAGATGCGCTTCGGTCAGTAAGCTTATCCCCTTCTCCTGCGTGGACGGGCCGGGCAGCCGCCTGGCCCTGTTTTTACAGGGCTGCAATCTGCGCTGTAAGAACTGTCATAATCCGTGGACAATAGGATGTTGTAACTATTGCGGGGAATGCGTTCCGCAGTGCCCGCATCAGGCTTTGTCATGTGTCGATGGCCGGATCATCTGGAATGCAGGTGCCTGCCAGCAATGCGACACCTGTCTTCATCTGTGTCCTCAGCAGGCGACGCCGATGGCGCAAACCATGAGCGTGGAAGAGGTGCTCGCGCATCTGCACACGTCGCTTTTTTTTATTGAAGGCATTACCGTCAGCGGCGGCGAGGCGACAACGCAATTACCCTTTTTGCTGGCGCTGTTCAGCGCGATCAAAGCCGACCCGCAATTACGCCAGTTAACCTGCCTGGTGGACAGCAATGGCCTGCTTAGTGAAACCGGCTGGGAAAAGCTATTACCCGTGTGCGACGGTGCGATGATCGACCTGAAAGCCTGGAGTCGCGAATGCCACCTGGCGCTGACAGGCAGGGATAACGCGCCGATCAAGCGCAGTATCCTGCTGCTGGCGGATCGTGGAAAGCTGGCCGAGTTACGGCTGTTGGTTATTCCGGGTCAGGTGGATTACCTGGAGCATATTGAACCGCTGGCGGCATTTATATCCCAACTGGGCGATGTGCCGGTACGCCTCAATGCCTTTCATGCTCATGGCGTCTATGGCGAAGCGAAAACGTGGCCGGGTGCCACGCCGGAGGAGGTGAATCAGGTTGCGACAGCATTAAGGGCGCGGGGCGTAAAGAAATTGATTTTTCCGGCGCTGTATTTGTAA
- a CDS encoding YjjI family glycine radical enzyme: protein MPIPCDNTLQQRCQQIVTSPVLSPEQKRHFLALEAENALPPPALTIAAQAALDDGVICDMFEGHAPFKPRYILPDYARFLEQGSAWLELEGAQDLDDALSLLTILYHHVPSVTSMPVYLGQLDALLQPYVKILTQEEIDIRIKRFWRYLDRTLPDAFMHANIGPADTPVTRAILRADAELKQVSPNLTFIYDPDVTPGDLLLSVAKNICECSKPHIANGPINDKIFTKGHYGVVSCYNSLPLAGGGSTLVRMNLKAVAERSQSAEDFFSRALPHYCEQQRAIIDARCEFLYQQSHFFDNSFLVKEGLIDPQRFVPMFGMYALAEAVNILYEKAGSTARYGKDDEANQLGYRISAQLAEFVATTPVKYGWKNRAMLHAQSGISADSGTTPGARLPYGDEPDPITHLQTVAPHHAHYQAGISDILTLDETIKNNPQALVQLCLGAFKAGMREFTANVCGNDLVRVTGYMVRLSDLEKYRAEGSRLNTTWLGEEASRNTRIMERQPRVISHEQQMRFGQ from the coding sequence ATGCCCATCCCATGCGATAACACGCTGCAACAACGTTGCCAGCAGATTGTGACCAGTCCAGTGCTCAGCCCTGAACAAAAGCGCCACTTTCTCGCGCTGGAGGCAGAAAATGCTTTACCTCCTCCGGCGCTGACGATTGCAGCGCAAGCGGCGCTGGATGACGGCGTGATTTGCGATATGTTTGAAGGCCATGCGCCGTTCAAGCCACGTTATATTCTGCCGGATTACGCCAGGTTTCTTGAGCAAGGCTCGGCGTGGCTGGAACTTGAAGGCGCGCAGGATCTTGATGACGCGCTTTCATTGTTGACCATTCTGTATCATCACGTCCCTTCCGTGACCTCAATGCCGGTCTATCTGGGTCAGCTTGATGCGTTGCTGCAACCCTATGTTAAAATTCTAACACAAGAAGAGATCGATATTCGAATTAAACGTTTCTGGCGCTATCTCGACAGGACGCTGCCCGATGCGTTTATGCACGCCAATATCGGCCCGGCGGATACGCCTGTCACCCGCGCCATTCTGCGCGCCGATGCGGAGTTGAAGCAGGTTTCCCCCAATCTGACGTTTATCTACGATCCCGACGTCACGCCGGGCGATCTGCTGCTGTCGGTGGCGAAAAATATCTGCGAATGCAGTAAACCACACATCGCTAACGGGCCGATAAATGATAAAATTTTCACAAAAGGCCACTATGGCGTGGTGAGCTGTTACAACTCACTGCCGTTAGCCGGGGGCGGCAGTACGCTGGTCAGGATGAACCTGAAAGCGGTCGCAGAGCGCAGCCAGTCAGCAGAGGACTTCTTTTCGCGTGCCCTTCCCCACTACTGTGAACAGCAGCGGGCGATTATTGATGCGCGATGTGAATTTCTTTATCAGCAGTCACATTTCTTTGATAACAGCTTCCTGGTGAAGGAAGGGTTAATCGATCCACAGCGGTTTGTCCCCATGTTTGGCATGTACGCGCTGGCGGAGGCCGTCAATATTCTGTATGAAAAAGCGGGATCGACTGCGCGTTACGGTAAGGACGATGAGGCCAATCAACTGGGTTATCGTATCAGCGCGCAGCTTGCCGAATTCGTTGCCACTACACCGGTCAAATACGGCTGGAAAAATCGGGCCATGCTGCACGCTCAGTCCGGCATTAGTGCAGATTCTGGCACCACGCCGGGCGCGCGTTTGCCCTACGGCGACGAGCCGGATCCGATTACCCATCTGCAAACCGTCGCCCCGCATCACGCCCATTATCAGGCGGGGATCAGCGATATACTGACCCTCGACGAAACCATCAAGAACAATCCGCAGGCGCTGGTCCAGCTGTGCCTCGGCGCATTCAAAGCCGGAATGCGTGAGTTTACCGCTAACGTATGCGGTAACGATCTGGTACGCGTGACCGGCTATATGGTGCGTCTTTCCGATCTGGAGAAGTATCGCGCCGAAGGCTCGCGCCTGAATACCACCTGGCTGGGCGAAGAGGCCTCGCGCAATACGCGCATAATGGAACGTCAACCTCGTGTGATAAGCCATGAACAGCAGATGCGCTTCGGTCAGTAA
- the deoC gene encoding deoxyribose-phosphate aldolase: MSDLKASSLRALKLMDLTTLNDDDTNEKVIALCHQAKTPVGNTAAVCIYPRFIPIARKTLKEQGTPDIRIATVTNFPHGNDDIDIALAETRAAIAYGADEVDVVFPYRALIAGNEQVGFDLVKACKDACAAASVLLKVIIETGELKEEALIRKASEIAIKAGADFIKTSTGKVPVNATPESARIMLETIRDMDVAKTVGFKPAGGVRSAEDAQQFLAIADELFGADWADSRHYRFGASSLLASLLKALGHGDGKSASSY; this comes from the coding sequence ATGAGCGATTTAAAAGCAAGCAGCCTGCGCGCACTGAAACTGATGGACCTGACCACCCTGAATGACGACGACACCAATGAAAAAGTGATCGCGCTGTGTCATCAGGCGAAAACCCCGGTAGGCAATACCGCCGCCGTTTGTATTTACCCGCGTTTTATCCCCATTGCGCGTAAGACGTTGAAAGAGCAGGGCACGCCGGATATCCGCATCGCCACCGTCACCAACTTCCCGCACGGCAACGACGACATCGATATCGCGCTGGCCGAAACCCGCGCGGCGATTGCTTACGGTGCTGATGAAGTTGACGTGGTGTTCCCGTACCGCGCGCTGATCGCCGGTAACGAACAGGTTGGTTTTGACCTGGTGAAAGCCTGTAAAGACGCCTGTGCGGCGGCCAGTGTGCTGCTGAAAGTGATCATCGAAACCGGTGAACTGAAAGAAGAAGCGCTCATTCGTAAAGCCTCGGAAATCGCCATTAAAGCAGGTGCGGATTTCATTAAAACCTCGACCGGTAAAGTGCCGGTGAATGCGACGCCGGAAAGCGCGCGCATCATGCTGGAAACGATCCGCGATATGGATGTGGCAAAAACCGTGGGTTTTAAACCGGCAGGCGGCGTACGTAGCGCGGAAGACGCGCAGCAGTTCCTGGCGATTGCAGACGAACTGTTTGGCGCTGACTGGGCGGACTCCCGCCATTACCGCTTCGGCGCATCCAGCCTGCTGGCCAGTCTGCTGAAAGCGCTGGGTCACGGCGACGGTAAGAGCGCCAGCAGCTATTAA
- the deoA gene encoding thymidine phosphorylase: protein MFLAQEIIRKKRDGHALSDEEIRFFINGIRDNTVSEGQIAALAMTIFFHDMTMPERVSLTMAMRDSGTVLDWKSLNLNGPIVDKHSTGGVGDVTSLMLGPMVAACGGYIPMISGRGLGHTGGTLDKLEAIPGFDIFPDDNRFREIIKDVGVAIIGQTSSLAPADKRFYATRDITATVDSIPLITGSILAKKLAEGLDALVMDVKVGSGAFMPTYELSAALAEAIVGVANGAGVRTTALLTDMNQVLASSAGNAVEVREAVQFLTGEYRNPRLFDVTMALCVEMLISGQLAKDDADARAKLQAVLDNGKAAEIFGRMVAAQKGPGDFVENYAKYLPTAMLSKAVYADTEGFVSAMDTRALGMAVVSMGGGRRQASDTIDYSVGFTDMARLGDSVDGQRPLAVIHAKDEASWQEAAKAVKAAIALDDKAPETTPVVYRRITE from the coding sequence TTGTTTCTCGCACAAGAAATTATTCGTAAAAAACGTGATGGTCACGCGCTAAGCGACGAAGAAATTCGGTTTTTCATCAACGGTATCCGTGATAACACCGTCTCCGAAGGACAGATTGCTGCCCTGGCGATGACCATTTTCTTCCACGATATGACGATGCCTGAACGCGTTTCGCTCACTATGGCGATGCGAGATTCAGGAACCGTACTGGACTGGAAAAGCCTGAATCTGAACGGGCCGATTGTCGATAAACACTCTACCGGCGGCGTGGGCGATGTTACCTCGCTGATGCTCGGCCCGATGGTGGCGGCATGCGGCGGTTACATTCCGATGATCTCCGGGCGCGGCCTCGGTCATACCGGCGGCACGCTTGATAAACTGGAAGCGATCCCTGGTTTCGATATCTTTCCGGACGACAACCGTTTCCGCGAGATAATTAAAGACGTCGGTGTGGCGATTATCGGGCAAACCAGCTCGCTCGCACCGGCGGATAAACGTTTTTATGCCACCCGCGATATTACGGCAACGGTGGATTCTATCCCGCTGATCACCGGTTCTATCCTCGCTAAAAAGCTGGCGGAAGGGCTGGATGCGCTGGTAATGGACGTCAAAGTGGGCAGCGGTGCGTTTATGCCAACTTACGAACTTTCCGCCGCGCTGGCCGAGGCGATTGTGGGCGTGGCGAACGGCGCAGGCGTGCGTACTACCGCTCTGCTGACCGATATGAATCAGGTATTGGCTTCCAGCGCGGGTAACGCGGTGGAAGTGCGCGAAGCCGTGCAGTTCCTGACCGGTGAATACCGTAACCCGCGTCTGTTTGACGTCACAATGGCGCTGTGCGTTGAGATGCTGATCTCCGGTCAGCTTGCCAAAGACGATGCCGATGCGCGGGCGAAGCTGCAGGCGGTGCTGGATAACGGTAAAGCGGCGGAAATCTTCGGTCGTATGGTGGCAGCGCAGAAAGGCCCCGGCGACTTCGTGGAAAACTACGCGAAATATCTGCCGACGGCGATGCTCAGCAAGGCCGTGTACGCCGACACCGAAGGCTTCGTCAGCGCAATGGATACCCGCGCGCTGGGGATGGCGGTAGTGTCTATGGGCGGCGGGCGTCGCCAGGCGTCAGATACCATCGATTACAGCGTCGGCTTTACCGACATGGCGCGTCTGGGCGACAGCGTTGACGGTCAGCGTCCTCTGGCGGTGATCCATGCCAAAGACGAAGCCAGCTGGCAGGAAGCGGCGAAAGCTGTTAAAGCGGCTATTGCCCTTGACGATAAGGCGCCGGAAACCACGCCAGTGGTCTACCGTCGCATCACTGAATAG
- the deoB gene encoding phosphopentomutase, with the protein MKRAFIMVLDSFGIGATEDAKNFGDTGSDTLGHIAEACAKGEADHGRKGPLHLPNLTRLGLAKAHEGSTGKIAAGLDGNAEVIGAYAWAHELSSGKDTPSGHWEIAGVPVLFDWGYFSDHENSFPQELLDKLVERASLPGYLGNCHSSGTVILDQLGEEHMKTGKPIFYTSADSVFQIACHEETFGLDKLYELCEIAREELTEGGYNIGRVIARPFVGDKAGNFQRTGNRHDLAVEPPAPTVLQKLVDEKNGQVVSVGKIADIYANCGITKKVKATGLDALFDATIKEMKDAGDETIVFTNFVDFDSSWGHRRDIAGYAAGLELFDRRLPELMELVGEDDILILTADHGCDPSWTGTDHTREHIPVLIYGPKVKAGSLGHRETFADIGQTVASYFGTSPMEYGKNML; encoded by the coding sequence ATGAAACGTGCATTTATTATGGTGCTGGACTCTTTCGGCATCGGCGCTACCGAAGATGCGAAAAACTTTGGTGACACAGGTTCTGATACGCTGGGTCATATCGCAGAAGCCTGCGCCAAAGGCGAGGCTGACCATGGCCGTAAAGGCCCGTTACACCTGCCTAACCTGACCCGCCTGGGGCTGGCGAAAGCTCACGAAGGTTCGACCGGTAAAATTGCTGCTGGTCTTGATGGCAACGCTGAAGTTATCGGCGCTTATGCCTGGGCGCATGAACTTTCCTCCGGTAAAGATACCCCGTCCGGACACTGGGAAATCGCTGGTGTACCGGTGCTGTTTGACTGGGGCTACTTTAGCGACCATGAAAACAGTTTCCCGCAGGAACTGCTCGATAAGCTGGTGGAACGTGCCAGCCTGCCAGGCTACCTCGGCAACTGCCACTCTTCCGGAACGGTGATCCTGGACCAGCTGGGTGAAGAGCACATGAAAACCGGCAAGCCGATTTTCTACACCTCTGCGGACTCTGTATTCCAGATCGCCTGTCATGAAGAAACTTTTGGCCTCGATAAACTTTACGAGCTGTGTGAAATCGCCCGTGAAGAGCTGACGGAAGGCGGCTACAACATTGGCCGCGTTATTGCCCGTCCGTTTGTCGGTGATAAAGCCGGTAACTTCCAGCGTACCGGCAACCGTCACGATCTGGCCGTCGAACCGCCGGCGCCGACCGTGCTGCAAAAACTGGTCGATGAGAAAAACGGCCAGGTGGTTTCTGTTGGCAAGATTGCGGATATCTACGCCAACTGCGGCATCACCAAAAAAGTGAAAGCGACCGGTCTGGACGCGCTGTTCGACGCCACCATTAAAGAGATGAAAGACGCGGGTGATGAGACCATCGTGTTCACTAACTTCGTGGACTTCGACTCTTCGTGGGGTCACCGTCGCGATATCGCCGGTTATGCCGCGGGTCTGGAGCTGTTCGACCGCCGTCTGCCGGAGCTGATGGAACTGGTGGGAGAGGATGATATTCTGATCCTGACCGCTGACCACGGCTGCGATCCAAGCTGGACCGGGACCGATCACACCCGTGAACACATTCCGGTGCTGATCTACGGCCCGAAAGTGAAAGCGGGTTCGCTGGGGCACCGTGAAACCTTCGCGGATATTGGTCAGACCGTGGCGAGCTATTTCGGTACGTCGCCAATGGAATACGGCAAAAATATGCTGTGA
- the deoD gene encoding purine-nucleoside phosphorylase, producing MATPHINAEMGDFADVVLMPGDPLRAKHIAETFLEDVREVNNVRGMLGYTGTYKGRKISVMGHGMGIPSCSIYTKELITDFGVKKIIRVGSCGAVRADVKLRDVVIGMGACTDSKVNRLRFKDHDFAAIADFGMVRDAVDAAKALGVEARVGNIFSADLFYTPDPSMFDVMEKYGILGVEMEAAGIYGVAAEFGAKALTICTVSDHIRTHEQTTAAERQTTFNDMIKIALESVLLGDKA from the coding sequence ATGGCAACTCCTCACATTAACGCAGAAATGGGTGACTTCGCTGACGTCGTTTTGATGCCGGGCGACCCGCTGCGCGCTAAACACATTGCTGAAACCTTCCTCGAAGACGTGCGTGAAGTTAACAACGTCCGCGGCATGCTGGGTTACACCGGTACTTACAAGGGTCGCAAAATCTCTGTAATGGGTCACGGTATGGGGATCCCGTCCTGCTCCATCTACACCAAAGAGCTGATCACCGATTTCGGCGTGAAAAAAATCATCCGCGTTGGTTCCTGCGGCGCGGTGCGTGCCGACGTGAAACTGCGTGATGTCGTGATCGGCATGGGCGCCTGCACCGACTCCAAAGTGAACCGTCTGCGCTTTAAAGACCATGACTTCGCCGCCATTGCCGACTTTGGCATGGTGCGTGACGCGGTTGACGCGGCAAAAGCGCTGGGCGTGGAAGCGCGCGTCGGCAACATCTTCTCTGCCGATCTGTTTTACACGCCGGACCCGTCTATGTTCGACGTGATGGAAAAATACGGCATTCTGGGCGTGGAAATGGAAGCGGCGGGTATTTATGGCGTGGCGGCTGAGTTCGGTGCGAAAGCACTGACCATCTGCACCGTGTCTGACCATATCCGTACCCACGAACAGACGACGGCGGCTGAACGTCAGACCACTTTCAACGATATGATCAAAATCGCGCTGGAATCTGTACTGCTGGGCGATAAAGCGTAA
- a CDS encoding XRE family transcriptional regulator — protein MIDLLKQEQAIALTMVSQKVSWLAAVRIYKNVSRTDAAKMLSITPDALKRIEKEQISAHMKSRMAEIYECPEALLVCPPWMHGRTE, from the coding sequence GTGATTGATCTGCTAAAACAAGAACAAGCGATTGCATTAACCATGGTTAGTCAAAAAGTTTCCTGGCTTGCCGCAGTACGCATCTATAAAAATGTATCACGTACTGATGCAGCGAAAATGTTAAGCATCACTCCAGACGCGCTTAAACGTATCGAAAAAGAACAAATAAGTGCACATATGAAAAGTAGAATGGCAGAAATTTATGAATGTCCGGAGGCGTTGCTTGTATGCCCACCCTGGATGCATGGCCGTACCGAATGA
- the lplA gene encoding lipoate--protein ligase LplA codes for MPTLRLLLSDSYDPWFNLAVEDTIFRQMPATQRVLFLWRNADTVVIGRAQNPWRECNTRRMEEDNVRLARRSSGGGAVFHDLGNTCFTFMAGKPEYDKTVSTAIVLNALNALGVTAEASGRNDLVVKTSEGDRKVSGSAYRETKDRGFHHGTLLLNADLSRLANYLNPDKKKLAAKGITSVRGRVANLVELLPGITHQQICEAVTGAFFSCYGERVDAEIISPEKMPDLPNFAETFARQSSWEWNFGQAPAFSHLLDERFTWGGVELHFDVEKGHITRTQIFTDSLNPAPLEALAGRLQGCLYRADMLQQECEALLVDFPEQEKELREVSAWVAGAVR; via the coding sequence ATGCCGACATTACGCCTGCTTCTTTCCGACTCGTACGATCCGTGGTTTAACCTGGCCGTAGAGGACACTATTTTCCGCCAGATGCCCGCCACGCAGCGCGTGCTGTTTTTGTGGCGCAATGCCGACACGGTAGTCATCGGACGCGCGCAAAATCCGTGGAGAGAGTGTAACACTCGCCGGATGGAAGAAGACAATGTGCGGCTGGCACGGCGCAGTAGCGGTGGCGGCGCGGTATTTCACGATCTCGGCAATACCTGTTTCACCTTTATGGCCGGAAAACCGGAGTACGATAAAACGGTCTCCACCGCGATTGTGCTCAATGCCTTAAACGCGTTGGGCGTTACGGCGGAGGCGTCCGGGCGCAACGATCTGGTGGTGAAAACGTCTGAAGGCGATCGGAAAGTCTCCGGTTCAGCCTATCGCGAAACCAAAGATCGCGGCTTCCATCACGGGACGCTGCTGCTCAATGCCGATCTCAGCCGCCTGGCTAATTATCTGAATCCGGATAAAAAGAAGCTGGCTGCCAAGGGCATTACCTCGGTTCGTGGCCGGGTCGCCAATCTGGTAGAGCTGCTACCAGGCATTACCCATCAGCAGATCTGCGAGGCGGTCACCGGGGCCTTTTTCAGCTGTTATGGTGAGCGCGTTGACGCCGAAATCATCTCACCGGAAAAAATGCCGGATCTGCCAAATTTTGCTGAAACCTTTGCCCGCCAGAGCAGCTGGGAGTGGAACTTCGGTCAGGCTCCGGCCTTTAGTCATTTGCTGGATGAACGCTTTACCTGGGGCGGCGTGGAACTGCATTTCGACGTTGAAAAAGGTCACATCACCCGCACGCAGATCTTTACCGATAGTCTGAATCCCGCGCCGCTGGAAGCGCTGGCAGGCCGTTTGCAGGGCTGCCTGTATCGGGCGGATATGCTACAGCAGGAATGCGAAGCGCTGCTGGTTGATTTCCCGGAGCAGGAAAAAGAGCTGCGGGAGGTATCGGCGTGGGTGGCCGGGGCAGTAAGGTAA